The genomic stretch CGGATGAATGGAAAGAAGAATTTGAAGAGGCAATTATAAATTCCCGCGATGATTCGTTGGAAGGAAAAATACTCGAAGCGGCGGATACGTATGCCGCGTACGTTGAAGCGGAAATAAACAGTCGGCTCTTTGAAGAATACTTCTCAGACATAAGAGACTCAATCAAGGACAAGATGGAAAGGATAGACTTACATTCGTTAAAAACTCTCCTGTCAAACAAAAATCTGAAGAAATATCTCACCTACGTTCGAGGATTAATGCATGCTGTCAGATGGAATCAGCATTCCCGCACTGTCCCCACAACGGTGGCTGGGCATACCCTCTTCGTCGTCTTTGTCTCTTACCTTCTGTCAATCGAAGATGGAAGCGTTGACACGCTCAACGTGGTGGAAAGGGCACTTTTCCACGATGTTCCAGAAGCACTTACAGGAGACATAATATCACCTACCAAGAGGCGCGTCGAAGGTTTTGAAGAAGTTGTGGAAAATGTGGAATCAAAAATGGTTCACGAAGACTTGCTTCCCTTGCTTCCGAAGAAAATCGCGGATTACTACGCCCCACTTATGTTAGACCCGTTTGGTGGAGGGAAAGAGGGAAGAATAACAAGAGCGGCAGATTTGATAGGCAGTTTGATAGAATGCAAAATAGAGCTGGATAACGGTGTTCGGGCATCGGTGTTTGAGAAAGGGTATGTAAACATAAAAAAACAGTTGCTTACTATGAATTTGGATGTTGTAAGAAATCTCATGGCAGAACTTTAAAATGTATAAATTTTAATGCACAAAAATATTTATCGAAGCGCTTGCCAACACGAATTCACTCTTTTACCCATCTTACGACTCAAAAAACGAGGCACGCTCAGACACTCGTCCGTGAGTGC from Mesoaciditoga lauensis cd-1655R = DSM 25116 encodes the following:
- a CDS encoding YfbR-like 5'-deoxynucleotidase; the encoded protein is MISDLIYLMVRMFSMRRWNNKPTVEQNSEASNSGFILHIAHLLGMLEELNGEQVDFKKLLTRAVLKDMPKCILSDISLETKRTIQRLAPDLWMEVYKGAVEDVIKTVPDEWKEEFEEAIINSRDDSLEGKILEAADTYAAYVEAEINSRLFEEYFSDIRDSIKDKMERIDLHSLKTLLSNKNLKKYLTYVRGLMHAVRWNQHSRTVPTTVAGHTLFVVFVSYLLSIEDGSVDTLNVVERALFHDVPEALTGDIISPTKRRVEGFEEVVENVESKMVHEDLLPLLPKKIADYYAPLMLDPFGGGKEGRITRAADLIGSLIECKIELDNGVRASVFEKGYVNIKKQLLTMNLDVVRNLMAEL